The following coding sequences are from one Mycolicibacterium aichiense window:
- a CDS encoding sigma-70 family RNA polymerase sigma factor, with translation MTVAADQEATMANATTSRFDSDLDAQSPAADLVRVYLNGIGKTALLTAEDEVELAKRIEAGLFAQHLLETKKRLSENRKRDLAIIVRDGQAARSHLLEANLRLVVSLAKRYTGRGMPLLDLIQEGNLGLIRAMEKFDYTKGFKFSTYATWWIRQAITRGMADQSRTIRLPVHLVEQVNKLARIKREMHQSLGREASDEELAEESGIPVEKINDLLEHSRDPVSLDMPVGSDEEAPLGDFIEDSEAMSAENAVIAELLHTDIRHVLATLDEREQQVIRLRFGLDDGQPRTLDQIGKLFGLSRERVRQIEREVMSKLRNGDRADRLRSYAS, from the coding sequence GTGACAGTTGCAGCCGATCAGGAGGCCACCATGGCAAATGCCACCACCAGCCGATTTGATAGCGATCTGGACGCCCAGAGTCCAGCCGCCGACCTGGTGCGCGTCTATCTGAACGGCATCGGCAAAACCGCCCTACTCACTGCTGAGGACGAGGTGGAGCTGGCCAAGCGGATCGAGGCGGGGCTGTTCGCCCAGCACCTGCTGGAGACCAAGAAGAGACTCAGCGAGAACCGTAAGCGTGATCTCGCCATCATCGTGCGCGACGGGCAGGCTGCCCGCAGCCACCTGCTCGAGGCCAATCTGCGCCTGGTGGTGTCGCTGGCCAAGCGCTACACCGGTCGCGGCATGCCGCTGCTGGACCTCATCCAGGAAGGCAACCTGGGTCTGATCCGCGCGATGGAGAAGTTCGACTACACCAAGGGTTTCAAGTTCTCGACGTATGCCACGTGGTGGATCCGTCAGGCAATCACCCGCGGCATGGCCGACCAGAGCCGCACCATCCGGCTGCCCGTCCACCTCGTGGAGCAGGTGAACAAGCTCGCCCGGATCAAGCGCGAAATGCACCAGAGCCTGGGCCGGGAAGCCAGCGACGAGGAGCTGGCCGAGGAGTCGGGTATCCCGGTCGAAAAGATCAACGATCTGCTCGAGCACAGCCGCGACCCGGTGAGCCTCGACATGCCGGTCGGCAGCGACGAAGAGGCCCCGCTCGGCGACTTCATCGAGGACTCCGAGGCCATGTCCGCCGAGAACGCGGTGATTGCCGAATTGCTGCACACCGACATCCGCCACGTGCTGGCCACCCTGGACGAGCGCGAACAGCAGGTTATCCGGCTGCGGTTCGGCCTCGACGACGGCCAGCCCCGCACCCTCGACCAGATCGGCAAGCTGTTCGGCCTGTCCCGCGAACGGGTCCGCCAGATCGAGCGTGAGGTCATGTCGAAGCTGCGCAACGGCGACCGGGCCGACCGCCTGCGGTCGTACGCCAGCTGA
- a CDS encoding DUF3099 domain-containing protein, translating into MKRELGFDDEGRPVLITAAATPYEEQHRQRVRKYLAIMSFRIPALILAAAAYGLWHNGLISLAIIAVSLPLPWMAVLIANDRPPRRAEEPRRFNDSPQRTPLFPRAEHRALDAGISAAQPHAAGGRDRGSH; encoded by the coding sequence ATGAAGCGTGAGCTGGGATTCGACGACGAAGGTCGGCCCGTGCTCATCACCGCCGCGGCGACGCCGTACGAAGAGCAGCACCGTCAGCGCGTGCGGAAGTACCTGGCGATCATGTCTTTTCGGATTCCGGCGCTGATCCTGGCGGCCGCCGCATATGGGTTGTGGCACAACGGCCTGATCTCACTGGCGATCATCGCGGTGTCATTGCCGCTGCCGTGGATGGCCGTCCTGATCGCCAATGACCGCCCGCCCCGGCGCGCGGAGGAGCCCCGCCGCTTCAACGACAGCCCGCAGCGGACCCCGCTGTTCCCGCGGGCCGAGCATCGCGCACTCGATGCCGGCATCTCGGCTGCGCAACCGCATGCGGCCGGTGGTCGCGACCGCGGTTCCCACTGA
- a CDS encoding DUF3039 domain-containing protein, with product MQTQTIERTDADERVDDGTDDDAPKVFHYVKKDKIAESAVMGTHVVALCGEVFPVTRAAKPGSPVCPDCKRVYENLKKG from the coding sequence ATGCAGACCCAGACGATCGAGCGCACCGACGCCGACGAACGCGTCGACGACGGGACCGACGACGATGCCCCCAAGGTCTTCCATTACGTCAAGAAGGACAAGATCGCCGAGAGTGCTGTGATGGGCACTCACGTCGTCGCGCTCTGCGGCGAGGTGTTCCCGGTGACCCGCGCGGCCAAGCCCGGCTCGCCGGTCTGCCCGGACTGCAAGCGGGTCTACGAGAACCTCAAGAAGGGCTGA
- a CDS encoding YihY/virulence factor BrkB family protein codes for MTDQSAKPSRHHVWRISKRTLSKSWDDSIFAESAQAGFWSVLSLPPLLLGMLGSLAYIAPMFGPDTLPTIENQLINFANSFFSKNVVNEIIQPTVRDIVAGARGEVVSFGFVISLWAGSSAISAFVDSVVEAHDQTPLRHPVRQRFFALGLYVVMLVFVIASAPFVALGPRKISSYLPDSWDNVLHYGYYPALAVTLVLAVTILYRVSLPKPLPTHRLLWGAILAAAVFVVAAMGLRFYLTWITSTGYTYGALATPIAFLLFAFFLGFAIMIGAELNAAIEEEFPAPTPHAEQIRTWLRRKAKSMGDNGDIDDAADDEDPQPAPGRAAEAAPVSPS; via the coding sequence ATGACTGACCAATCGGCCAAGCCGTCTCGTCACCACGTATGGCGGATCTCGAAGCGCACGTTGTCCAAAAGCTGGGACGACTCGATTTTCGCGGAGTCCGCCCAGGCGGGTTTCTGGTCGGTGCTGTCACTGCCTCCGCTGCTGCTCGGCATGCTCGGGAGCCTGGCGTATATCGCGCCGATGTTCGGGCCGGACACCCTGCCGACCATCGAGAACCAGCTGATCAACTTTGCGAACAGCTTCTTCTCGAAAAATGTGGTCAACGAGATCATCCAGCCGACAGTCCGCGACATCGTGGCGGGCGCGCGCGGTGAAGTGGTGTCGTTCGGTTTCGTCATCAGCCTGTGGGCCGGCTCGTCAGCCATCTCGGCGTTCGTCGACTCCGTGGTGGAAGCCCACGACCAGACACCGCTGCGACATCCGGTTCGGCAACGGTTCTTCGCGCTCGGGCTCTACGTGGTGATGCTGGTGTTCGTCATCGCCAGCGCGCCATTCGTGGCACTCGGACCCCGAAAGATCTCGTCGTATCTTCCCGACAGCTGGGACAACGTTCTGCATTACGGCTACTACCCCGCGTTGGCGGTGACCCTGGTGCTGGCGGTGACGATCCTCTACCGGGTGTCGCTGCCCAAGCCGTTGCCCACCCACCGCCTGCTGTGGGGGGCGATCCTGGCGGCCGCGGTGTTCGTGGTCGCGGCGATGGGCCTGCGGTTCTATCTCACCTGGATCACCAGCACCGGCTACACATATGGCGCCCTGGCGACCCCGATCGCGTTCCTGCTGTTCGCGTTCTTCCTCGGCTTCGCCATCATGATCGGCGCCGAACTCAACGCCGCCATCGAAGAGGAGTTCCCCGCTCCCACACCCCACGCCGAGCAGATACGAACGTGGTTGCGGCGCAAGGCCAAGTCGATGGGCGACAACGGCGATATTGACGACGCCGCCGACGACGAAGACCCACAGCCTGCGCCCGGCCGCGCGGCCGAAGCCGCCCCGGTCAGCCCTTCTTGA
- a CDS encoding DUF7455 domain-containing protein, whose translation MNATLTSPELTKADRCDRCGAAARVRAKLPSGAELLFCQHHANEHQAKLVELAAVIEVSPSEA comes from the coding sequence ATGAACGCGACCCTGACCAGTCCTGAATTGACCAAGGCTGATCGCTGCGACCGCTGTGGTGCAGCGGCTCGGGTGCGCGCCAAGCTTCCTTCCGGTGCCGAACTCCTGTTCTGCCAGCACCACGCCAACGAGCACCAGGCCAAGTTGGTCGAGCTGGCCGCGGTGATCGAAGTCAGTCCGTCGGAGGCGTAA
- a CDS encoding DUF952 domain-containing protein: protein MYPNPEFLLHLCGQRDWETAQAGGELCPSSLSEVGFIHLSTPEQVHLPANRLYSGRTDLVLLHIDPQQLLAPLRWEHGVPTDPESMRFPHLYGRLPTTAVMKVTAYQPGPDGRFQPLESPT, encoded by the coding sequence ATGTACCCGAATCCGGAATTCTTACTCCACCTGTGCGGACAGCGAGACTGGGAAACCGCGCAGGCCGGTGGCGAACTTTGCCCCTCGTCGCTGAGCGAAGTCGGATTCATCCACCTGTCGACGCCGGAACAGGTGCACCTGCCGGCCAACCGGTTGTACTCCGGCCGAACCGATTTGGTACTGCTCCACATCGACCCTCAACAGCTGCTGGCGCCGCTGCGTTGGGAACACGGTGTTCCAACGGATCCCGAGTCGATGCGGTTCCCGCATCTGTACGGCCGATTGCCCACCACGGCCGTGATGAAAGTCACGGCGTATCAACCGGGGCCGGACGGCCGGTTTCAGCCGCTCGAGTCGCCGACGTAG
- a CDS encoding RidA family protein, with translation MFSRVNLSSESVYESEVGYSRAGRIGPHVAVSGTTGAGDDVVAQTRNALQRIAAALDDLGASLSDVVRTRIYVTDISSWRAVGEVHAEFFGAIRPAATMVEVSALIEPGLLVEIEADAYVGDSSG, from the coding sequence GTGTTCAGCAGGGTCAATCTGTCCTCGGAGTCGGTCTACGAGTCCGAAGTCGGCTACTCCCGGGCGGGTCGTATCGGCCCGCACGTCGCGGTCTCCGGCACCACCGGCGCAGGTGACGACGTCGTCGCTCAGACTCGAAATGCGTTGCAGCGCATAGCAGCAGCCCTGGACGATCTCGGCGCCTCGTTGTCCGACGTGGTCCGCACCCGGATCTACGTCACCGACATCTCCAGCTGGCGTGCGGTCGGCGAGGTGCACGCGGAGTTCTTCGGCGCGATCCGCCCGGCCGCCACCATGGTCGAGGTTTCCGCGCTGATCGAACCCGGGCTACTGGTGGAGATCGAGGCCGACGCCTACGTCGGCGACTCGAGCGGCTGA
- a CDS encoding serine hydrolase domain-containing protein: MLLTLTACSHGPAPHATLTRAAVPTYAPATPVGPPTPDIPAVSTIMTEAVAANRLPGAVVVVGHDGTVVFRRAYGVRKLAGERGLDGTPAPAEPMTEDTIFDLASLTKPLATATAVMQLYEQGRVAFDDPIQKYLPAFNTGNDPKRAEVTVRMLLTHTSGETGDVELKDPWGLDSPDRAEGFRRALTTPLESLPGEGFRYSDINFILLGALIERITGEPEDDYVQQHVFAPLGMTDTRYLPLAKVCGHHTITGAAVRWSPTESTECSAGQWNTNLLPRIAPTAWDEDNPGEPNRNPDFGHLLRGTVHDTTARRMGGVAGHAGVFSTAADVSVFAQALLDRLAGRPSTFPLKQSTLELMTSPQQPGHTAGQLDAANAARGQKPGGPARYPAIPGANLRGLGWDIDTGQSSTRGTVFPVGSFGHTGFTGTSLWLDPQSDTYVVLLSNAVHTRGSSPITSLRADVATAAARSLRLYGSG; encoded by the coding sequence GTGCTGCTGACACTGACGGCGTGCTCCCACGGTCCCGCGCCACACGCCACGCTGACCCGGGCGGCGGTTCCCACGTACGCACCCGCGACGCCGGTCGGGCCGCCGACACCCGACATTCCCGCGGTGTCGACGATCATGACCGAGGCCGTCGCGGCGAACCGCCTGCCCGGTGCTGTGGTCGTGGTCGGGCATGACGGCACGGTCGTCTTCCGCAGGGCCTACGGGGTGCGCAAGCTGGCCGGCGAACGGGGTCTTGACGGGACGCCAGCGCCCGCGGAACCAATGACCGAGGACACCATCTTCGACCTCGCGTCACTGACGAAACCGCTTGCCACCGCGACCGCCGTGATGCAGCTCTACGAACAGGGCCGGGTGGCATTCGACGACCCGATCCAGAAATACCTGCCCGCCTTCAACACCGGCAACGACCCCAAGCGCGCCGAAGTGACGGTGCGGATGCTGCTCACCCACACCTCGGGTGAAACCGGTGACGTCGAACTCAAGGACCCGTGGGGGCTGGACTCCCCAGACCGGGCCGAAGGCTTCCGTCGTGCGCTGACCACACCATTGGAATCGCTTCCCGGAGAAGGGTTTCGCTACTCCGACATCAACTTCATCCTGCTCGGCGCACTGATCGAGCGAATCACCGGTGAGCCCGAGGACGACTACGTTCAGCAGCACGTGTTCGCCCCGCTGGGCATGACCGACACCCGCTATCTGCCGCTGGCGAAAGTCTGCGGCCACCACACCATCACGGGTGCCGCAGTCCGGTGGTCACCCACCGAGTCAACTGAATGCAGTGCAGGCCAATGGAATACGAACCTGCTCCCCCGTATCGCACCGACAGCATGGGATGAGGACAACCCCGGCGAGCCGAACCGCAACCCGGATTTCGGCCACCTGTTGCGCGGCACCGTGCACGATACGACGGCGCGACGAATGGGCGGGGTGGCCGGACATGCCGGGGTGTTCTCCACCGCCGCCGATGTCAGCGTCTTCGCCCAGGCGCTTCTCGACCGGCTTGCCGGCAGGCCAAGCACTTTTCCGCTGAAGCAGTCGACTCTCGAGTTGATGACCTCCCCGCAGCAGCCGGGCCATACCGCGGGCCAACTCGACGCGGCCAACGCCGCGCGGGGTCAGAAGCCGGGCGGTCCCGCACGGTATCCGGCGATCCCGGGTGCGAACCTTCGCGGCCTCGGCTGGGACATCGACACCGGCCAGTCCAGCACCCGCGGCACGGTGTTCCCCGTCGGCAGCTTCGGCCACACCGGCTTCACCGGCACGTCCCTATGGCTGGACCCACAGTCCGACACCTACGTGGTGCTGTTGTCCAACGCGGTCCATACCCGCGGTAGCTCACCGATCACGTCACTGCGCGCTGACGTTGCCACCGCCGCCGCGCGATCGCTGCGCCTCTATGGCAGCGGCTGA
- a CDS encoding RNA polymerase sigma factor — protein sequence MAATKASPATDEPVKRTATKTPAKKPAARANGSAPAKRAAKAAPRAAGAEAGDSEIVDGAVTPTKARATKAAAKKAPATRGRAKKDAAPADTDAEAGADDELDGDLDVDPELDVAEDDIELEDLEDVAEDSDDAADEEAAPAAGAPAAESESGDDEDIAEPSEKDKASGDFVWDEEESEALRQARKDAELTASADSVRAYLKQIGKVALLNAEEEVELAKRIEAGLYATQLMAEKTDKGEKLPVQQRRDMQWICRDGDRAKNHLLEANLRLVVSLAKRYTGRGMAFLDLIQEGNLGLIRAVEKFDYTKGYKFSTYATWWIRQAITRAMADQARTIRIPVHMVEVINKLGRIQRELLQDLGREPTPEELAKEMDITPEKVLEIQQYAREPISLDQTIGDEGDSQLGDFIEDSEAVVAVDAVSFTLLQDQLQSVLETLSEREAGVVRLRFGLTDGQPRTLDEIGQVYGVTRERIRQIESKTMSKLRHPSRSQVLRDYLD from the coding sequence GTGGCAGCGACGAAGGCAAGCCCGGCAACCGATGAGCCGGTGAAGCGCACCGCCACCAAGACTCCCGCGAAGAAACCGGCAGCCAGGGCCAACGGTTCCGCGCCGGCCAAGCGTGCCGCCAAGGCCGCTCCCCGCGCCGCCGGAGCCGAAGCCGGCGATTCCGAGATCGTCGACGGAGCGGTCACCCCGACCAAGGCGCGCGCCACCAAGGCCGCCGCGAAGAAGGCGCCCGCCACCCGAGGCCGGGCCAAGAAGGATGCCGCCCCGGCCGACACCGACGCCGAGGCCGGCGCCGATGACGAACTCGACGGCGACCTCGATGTCGATCCCGAACTCGACGTAGCCGAAGACGACATCGAACTCGAGGACCTCGAAGACGTCGCCGAGGATTCCGACGACGCGGCCGACGAGGAAGCCGCTCCGGCTGCGGGCGCACCGGCCGCCGAGAGCGAGTCCGGGGACGACGAAGACATCGCCGAGCCGTCGGAGAAGGACAAGGCCTCCGGCGACTTCGTGTGGGACGAAGAGGAGTCCGAGGCGCTGCGGCAGGCCCGCAAGGACGCCGAGCTGACCGCGTCGGCCGACTCGGTTCGCGCCTACCTCAAGCAGATCGGCAAGGTCGCGCTGCTCAACGCCGAGGAGGAGGTCGAGCTCGCCAAGCGGATCGAGGCCGGTCTTTACGCGACTCAGCTGATGGCGGAGAAGACCGACAAGGGCGAGAAGCTCCCGGTCCAGCAGCGCCGCGACATGCAGTGGATCTGCCGCGATGGTGACCGCGCGAAGAACCACCTGCTCGAGGCCAACCTGCGTCTGGTGGTGTCGCTGGCCAAGCGCTACACCGGTCGTGGCATGGCCTTCCTGGATCTCATCCAGGAAGGCAACCTGGGCCTGATCCGCGCGGTGGAGAAGTTCGACTACACCAAGGGTTACAAGTTCTCCACCTACGCGACGTGGTGGATCCGCCAGGCGATCACCCGCGCGATGGCCGACCAGGCCCGCACCATCCGTATCCCGGTACACATGGTCGAGGTCATCAACAAGCTCGGCCGTATCCAGCGCGAACTGCTTCAGGACCTGGGCCGCGAGCCCACGCCCGAGGAGCTGGCCAAGGAAATGGACATCACGCCGGAGAAGGTGCTGGAGATCCAGCAGTACGCGCGTGAACCGATCTCGCTGGACCAGACCATCGGCGACGAGGGCGACAGCCAGCTCGGCGACTTCATCGAGGACAGCGAAGCTGTGGTGGCCGTCGACGCCGTCTCCTTCACCCTCCTGCAGGATCAGCTGCAGTCGGTGCTCGAGACGCTGTCCGAGCGCGAAGCCGGCGTGGTGCGGCTGCGGTTCGGCCTCACCGACGGCCAGCCGCGCACCCTCGACGAGATCGGGCAGGTGTACGGGGTCACCCGTGAGCGGATCCGCCAGATCGAGTCGAAGACCATGAGCAAGCTGCGGCACCCGAGCCGTTCTCAGGTGCTGCGCGACTACCTCGACTAG
- the ppgK gene encoding polyphosphate--glucose phosphotransferase, with amino-acid sequence MPETESPTTPGQNRGFGVDVGGSGVKGGIVDLDTGKLIGDRYKLLTPQPSTPEAVAATVAEVVRHFDWTGPLGVTYPGVVVNGVVQTAANVDKGWIGTNAAEVIGSALGGQHVVVLNDADAAGIAEQHHGAGRNRDGVVILLTFGTGIGSAVIHGGQLLPNTEFGHLEVDGKEAEHRAASSVKERKDWSYERWSQEVTKVLVSIENALWPDLFIAGGGISRKADKWIPLLKNRTPVVAAELQNEAGIVGAAMAAQADVTR; translated from the coding sequence ATGCCCGAGACCGAATCCCCCACCACGCCCGGACAGAACCGCGGCTTCGGCGTCGACGTCGGTGGCAGCGGGGTCAAGGGTGGGATCGTCGATCTCGACACCGGCAAACTGATCGGCGACCGCTATAAGTTGCTCACCCCGCAGCCGTCCACCCCCGAGGCGGTGGCCGCGACCGTCGCCGAGGTGGTCCGGCACTTCGACTGGACCGGCCCGCTGGGTGTCACCTACCCGGGTGTCGTCGTCAACGGCGTCGTGCAGACCGCCGCCAACGTCGACAAGGGCTGGATCGGGACCAACGCCGCCGAGGTGATCGGCTCGGCCCTCGGCGGCCAGCACGTGGTCGTGCTCAACGACGCCGACGCCGCGGGCATCGCCGAGCAGCACCACGGCGCCGGACGCAATCGGGACGGTGTGGTGATCCTGCTGACCTTCGGGACCGGCATCGGATCCGCGGTGATTCACGGCGGTCAGCTGCTGCCCAACACTGAGTTCGGGCACCTCGAGGTCGACGGCAAGGAAGCCGAGCACCGTGCAGCGTCCTCGGTGAAGGAGCGCAAGGACTGGAGCTATGAGCGGTGGAGCCAGGAAGTCACGAAAGTGCTGGTCAGCATTGAGAATGCACTCTGGCCCGACCTGTTCATCGCCGGCGGTGGCATCAGCCGCAAGGCCGACAAATGGATCCCGCTGCTGAAGAACCGCACCCCGGTCGTCGCCGCGGAGTTGCAGAACGAGGCGGGCATCGTCGGGGCCGCGATGGCGGCTCAGGCCGACGTCACACGCTGA
- a CDS encoding inositol monophosphatase family protein produces the protein MSDNGGQELRALAEQLAAEAAAFVRRRRAEVFDDEHGSIGTDAVQTKSTPTDPVTVVDTETELLLRDRLGALRPGDVILGEEGGGPAAAPDGAVCWVLDPIDGTVNFMYGIPAYGISIAAQIDGVSVAGAVADVAGGEVYSAAVGHGAHVSRGGQRRELRASAVTELSMALVGTGFGYAPQRRAEQSALLAQLLPRVRDVRRIGSASLDLCMVAAGRLDAHYEHGLHVWDWAAGALIAAEGGAVVALPRLDEDGALLVAAAPGIAAALTDTLAGFGGLRPLA, from the coding sequence GTGAGCGACAACGGGGGACAAGAGCTACGGGCACTGGCCGAGCAGCTGGCCGCGGAGGCGGCCGCGTTCGTCCGCCGCAGGCGCGCGGAAGTCTTCGACGACGAGCACGGCTCGATCGGCACCGATGCAGTTCAGACGAAAAGCACACCGACCGACCCGGTGACCGTCGTCGACACCGAAACCGAACTGCTACTGCGTGATCGGCTCGGCGCGCTGCGTCCCGGCGACGTGATTCTCGGTGAGGAGGGCGGCGGCCCGGCTGCCGCCCCGGACGGTGCGGTCTGCTGGGTGCTCGACCCGATCGACGGCACCGTGAACTTCATGTACGGCATTCCGGCGTACGGGATCTCGATCGCCGCCCAGATCGACGGCGTGTCGGTGGCAGGCGCGGTGGCCGACGTGGCCGGTGGAGAGGTGTACTCGGCGGCCGTCGGTCACGGTGCCCACGTGTCCCGCGGCGGGCAACGACGGGAGCTGCGGGCCAGCGCCGTGACGGAACTGTCGATGGCGTTGGTGGGCACCGGTTTCGGCTATGCCCCGCAGCGTCGCGCCGAGCAGTCCGCGTTGTTGGCGCAGTTGCTGCCGCGGGTGCGTGACGTCCGCCGGATCGGTTCGGCCTCGCTGGATCTGTGCATGGTCGCCGCGGGCCGCCTCGACGCCCATTACGAGCACGGCCTGCACGTGTGGGATTGGGCGGCCGGCGCGCTGATCGCCGCCGAGGGGGGTGCGGTGGTGGCGTTGCCGCGGCTCGACGAGGACGGCGCGCTGCTGGTGGCGGCGGCACCGGGGATCGCGGCCGCGCTCACCGACACCCTTGCGGGTTTTGGGGGATTGCGGCCGCTGGCCTGA
- the cei gene encoding envelope integrity protein Cei gives MVAQITEGTAFDKHGRPFRRRNYLPGLIALGVMFVITAIVWGFVLTRPVDVREAAACNPPPPAADPGAPTLGQQVSHSSMIDVAPAKLVDTKIRVLNASGQGGQAGEVAGALRDLGFAQPTAANDPIYTTTRLTCQGQIRFGTAGRAGAAAVWLVAPCVELFQDDRKDDSVDLAIGTDFTTLAHSDDIDAVLAGLRPDATEPADSTLLTKIHNGTC, from the coding sequence GTGGTCGCTCAAATCACGGAGGGCACGGCCTTCGACAAGCACGGTCGCCCGTTCCGTCGACGCAACTACCTGCCCGGACTCATCGCCCTGGGCGTGATGTTCGTGATCACCGCGATCGTGTGGGGCTTCGTGCTGACCCGCCCCGTCGACGTGCGCGAGGCCGCGGCCTGCAACCCACCGCCTCCGGCCGCCGATCCGGGTGCCCCCACCCTCGGCCAGCAGGTGTCGCACTCATCGATGATCGACGTCGCACCGGCCAAGTTGGTCGACACCAAGATCCGGGTGCTCAACGCCAGCGGCCAGGGCGGGCAGGCCGGCGAGGTCGCCGGAGCGCTGCGCGATCTCGGCTTCGCCCAGCCCACCGCGGCCAACGACCCGATCTACACCACGACCCGATTGACCTGCCAGGGCCAGATCCGCTTCGGCACCGCCGGCCGGGCCGGCGCGGCCGCGGTCTGGCTGGTGGCACCCTGCGTCGAGCTGTTCCAGGACGATCGCAAGGACGATTCGGTGGACCTGGCCATCGGCACCGACTTCACCACGCTGGCGCACAGCGACGACATCGACGCCGTCCTGGCCGGCCTGCGTCCGGACGCGACCGAGCCGGCCGATTCGACGTTGCTGACCAAGATCCACAACGGCACCTGCTGA
- a CDS encoding DUF4193 domain-containing protein, with protein MATDYDAPRRTETDEVSEDSLEELKARRNEAQSAVVDVDETDSAENFELPGADLSGEELSVRVVPKQADEFTCSSCFLVHHRSRLASDKNGVMICTDCAA; from the coding sequence ATGGCTACCGACTACGACGCCCCGAGGCGCACCGAGACCGACGAGGTGTCCGAGGATTCGCTGGAGGAACTCAAGGCGCGCCGCAACGAGGCGCAGTCGGCCGTAGTAGACGTCGACGAGACGGATTCCGCGGAGAATTTCGAGCTGCCCGGGGCGGATCTGTCGGGTGAGGAGCTGTCGGTACGCGTGGTTCCGAAGCAGGCAGACGAGTTCACCTGCTCCAGTTGCTTTCTGGTGCATCACCGCAGCCGGCTGGCCAGCGACAAGAACGGCGTGATGATCTGCACGGACTGCGCGGCGTAG
- a CDS encoding DUF3093 domain-containing protein: MSGSRVTSQTVRYRERLWVPWWWWPLGLALAALIAKEVTMGVRTLPVWLPYVVLGAVAVGVLLWMSRTEVRVVTGGDDVELWAGQAHLPTSVVSRSAEIPRTAKSAALGRQLDPAAFVLHRGWVGPLVLVVLDDPDDPTPYWLVSARHPDRVLSALRS; this comes from the coding sequence GTGTCTGGTTCGCGTGTGACCTCGCAAACCGTGCGGTACCGCGAGCGGCTCTGGGTGCCGTGGTGGTGGTGGCCGCTCGGTCTGGCGTTGGCGGCACTGATCGCCAAAGAAGTCACCATGGGTGTGCGCACGCTGCCGGTCTGGCTGCCCTATGTGGTGCTCGGTGCAGTCGCGGTAGGCGTGCTGCTGTGGATGAGCCGCACCGAGGTCCGGGTGGTGACCGGCGGCGATGACGTCGAATTGTGGGCAGGTCAGGCGCATCTGCCGACGTCGGTGGTGTCCCGGTCGGCCGAGATCCCCCGGACGGCGAAGTCGGCCGCGCTCGGCCGTCAGCTCGATCCGGCAGCGTTTGTGCTACATCGAGGCTGGGTCGGCCCCCTGGTTTTGGTGGTTCTCGACGATCCGGACGATCCGACGCCCTATTGGCTGGTCAGTGCCCGCCACCCGGACCGGGTGCTTTCAGCACTGCGTAGCTGA
- the dut gene encoding dUTP diphosphatase, with the protein MPTPLAVVRLDRDLPMPSRAHDGDAGVDLFSAQDIDLAPGERALVATGIAVAIPHGMVGLVHPRSGLAARVGLSIVNSPGTIDAGYRGEVKISLINLDPATPIEIRRGDRIAQLLVQRVELPELVEVASFDEAGLADTTRGEGGHGSSGGHASL; encoded by the coding sequence GTGCCGACTCCTCTCGCGGTGGTTCGCCTCGACCGCGATCTCCCAATGCCCAGCCGCGCCCACGACGGCGACGCGGGTGTGGATTTGTTCAGCGCGCAAGACATCGACCTGGCTCCCGGTGAGCGTGCACTGGTCGCCACCGGTATCGCCGTGGCGATTCCGCACGGCATGGTCGGACTGGTCCACCCGCGCTCGGGTTTGGCTGCGCGCGTTGGCCTTTCGATCGTCAACAGCCCCGGCACGATCGACGCCGGTTATCGTGGCGAAGTCAAGATTTCGTTGATCAACCTCGACCCCGCCACGCCGATCGAGATCCGGCGCGGCGACCGCATCGCCCAATTGCTGGTACAGCGGGTCGAACTTCCAGAGCTGGTCGAGGTGGCCTCGTTCGACGAGGCCGGACTGGCTGACACCACCCGTGGCGAAGGCGGCCACGGATCCTCCGGCGGACATGCGAGTTTGTGA